The nucleotide sequence ACCAATTGATCGACCTGCACGCGCGTGACAAGGAGCTGCGCCTGGTGCTGGTGACCAAAGACATCAACATGCGCCTCAAGGCGCGGGCGTGTGGGATCGCCGCCGAGGACTACAGTACCGATCAGTTGGTCGACGATGTGTCGATGCTGTCCCGTGGTTATCACATGATGACCGGGTCGTTCTGGGACCGTGTCAGCAAGGTCGAGACCCGCCAGGATCACGGTCGCACCTGGCATCAGGTGCAACTGACCGACAATCTGCCAGCCGTGCATATCAACGAATTCATTGTCGACGAACAGGGCTTTGTCGGCTGGATCAAAGAAATCCAGGTCGACAAGCTACTGATCCTCGACCTGCATCAGGAACCCCTGTTGCACCAGGAGGCCTGAGGCCTGAAACCGCGTGATATCTACCAGAGCCTGGCGTTGTACGCGTTGCTCGATCCGGATATCCACCTGGTCAACCTGACCGGCGCTGCCGGTTCGGGGAAAACCATCCTCGCCTTGGCCGCCGCCATCGAGCAGACCATGGTCACCAAGCGTTATCGGCGCATCATCGCCACCCGCAGCGTGCAGGGCCTGGACCAGGAAATCGGCTTCCTGCCGGGCACCGAGGCGGAGAAAATGGAGCCGTGGCTGGGGGCGATTACCGACAACCTCGAAGCCTTGCACATGGATGACGAAAACACCCATGGCAGCGTCGATTACATCCTCAGCAAAGTGCCGTTGCAGTTCAAATCCCTCAACTACATTCGAGGTCGTAGCTTCCAGCAGAGCCTGATTCTGATCGATGAATGTCAGAACCTCACGCCGCACCAGATAAAAACCATCATCACCCGTGCCGGCGCCGGTTCCAAAGTGGTGTGCCTGGGCAACCTGGCACAGATCGACACCCCTTACCTGTCCGCGACCAGCTCCGGGCTGACTTACCTGACGGAACGCTTCAAGGACTTCCCCAACGGCGTGCACATCGCCCTGCAGGGCGTCCCACGTTCGATTCTGGCCGAATACGCAGAATCTCACTTGTAAATGCGGTCAATGTGGGAGGGGGCTTGCTCCCTCCCACATTTATTGTGCGTTAGGTTTACAATCCCTGCTCCTGATCAGGAGTATCCCTGTGCTGACTCATCTCGATTCCCAAGGTCGCGCCCACATGGTCGACGTCACCGAAAAGTCCGTGACGTTCCGTGAAGCCGTGGCCGAAGCGCGGGTGCGCATGCTGCCCGAGACCCTGCAAATGATTGTCGACGGCGCCCATCCCAAGGGCGATGTGTTTGCCGTGGCACGGATCGCCGGGATCCAGGCGGCGAAAAAGACCAGTGACTTGATCCCGCTCTGCCACCCGCTGATGTTGACCGGCGTCAAGGTCGAACTCAGCGCCGAAGGCCATGATGCGGTGCATATCGTTGCCCGCTGCAAACTCTCCGGACAGACCGGTGTGGAGATGGAAGCGCTGACCGCCGCCAGCGTTGCCGCGTTGACTATCTACGACATGTGCAAGGCGGTAGATCGAGGCATGACCATCGAATGCATTCGCCTGCTGGAAAAACTCGGCGGCAAGAGCGGGCATTTCAAGGCGGATGCGCAATGAGTATTCAGGTGTTGTTTTTTGCCCGTTACCGGGAAGCGCTGGATTTGGACTCGCTGGAGGTCGAGGGCGAGTTCGCCACAATCGACGCTTTGCGCCAGGACTTGCTGAAGGATCCCGCGTTTGCGGTGCTCAACGAGAGCGGCTTGATGTGCGCCCGTAACGAAGAGCTGTGCGCGCTTGACGAGCCGCTGGTCGACGGCGATGAAGTGGCCTTTTTTCCTCCCGTGACTGGAGGTTGAGCATGGCCATCCGTGTGCAGGCCCAACCCTTCGACCCCGGCGCTGAAGTCAACGCCATGCACGCTGCCAACGTCGGTGTGGGCGCGGTCGTGAGCTTTGTCGGTTATGTGCGTGATTTCAATGAGGGCCGCGAGGTGGCGGGAATGTTCCTGGAACACTACCCGGGCATGACCGAGAAGGCCCTCGGCAAGATTGCTGTGGAGGCCGGGCAACGCTGGCCGCTGCTCAAGCTGGAAGTGCTGCACCGCATCGGCGCCCTTGAGCCGGGCGAGCCCATCGTGTTCGTGGCCGCTGCCAGCGCCCACCGCCAGGCAGCGTTTGATGCCTGCGCATTTGTCATGGACTACTTGAAGACGCGCGCGCCGTTCTGGAAGAAGGAACAGACAGCCGAAGGGCCGCGCTGGGTTGACGGCCGGGACAGCGACCATGCAGCAGCGGATCGCTGGAAATAGCACGCCTGATAGCAGTTTTGGAATCAACCGAGATTCAAATGTGGGGTTGGAGAAGGCGTTTGGGTGACAGCAATGCTTCAGTCAATCCAAACCCGGCCAATGTATTGGGTAACGGTTCACCGCGCACTAACGCCGCGCTCGCCTGGCCCATGGCCGGTGACGTCTGAATCCCGTAACCACCTTGCGCGGCAATCCAGAACAAGCCTTCCACCTGCGGATCAAACCCACACACCAAATCGCCATCGTGGACAAAGCTGCGCAACCCCGCCCACGTCCGCGTTGGGCGGCGGATGGTCAGGGTGGTGGCTTCCTCTATCTGGAAGATGCCCATGGCGATATCCAGTTCTTCAGGCTGCACATCGTGGGGCGCAACCGGATCGGCATTGGCCGGTGAGCCGAGGAACATGCCGGCGTCGGGCTTCATGTAGAACGAGCCGTCGAGGGCGGCCAGTTCCGGCCAGGCGTGTATATCCAGTCCGTCGGGCGGGGCGAAGACAAACGCGCTGCGGCGCTTGGGCTGCAAGCCGATTTTTTGGGCGCCGGCCAGTTCTGCGATGTGATCGGCCCAGGCGCCCGCCGCATTGATAATCACCGGCGCACAAAAGCGCTGCTGCGAGGTGCGCACCTGCCATTGGCCCTGCGGGTCACGGCTCAGCTTCTGGACGTCGTGGTCGGTATAGATGACGCCGCCGTTGCGCCGGATGCCGCGCAGATAACCTTGATACAGCGCATCCGTATCGATATCGCAGACCGTTGGATCGTAGAGGGCGCCATGCACTTTTTCACGGCGCAGGATCGGCATCATGGCCATGGCTTGCTCGACGTCGAGCAAGCGGGTTTGCGCGACCAGCGCCTTGGCGCTCAGGTATTGGCGCTGCAGTTCGTCAGGGTCACCGATAAAATCCACCAGCAGTTCGGCGCGGGGCGTCAGTAACGGATGTTCTGCAAATTCTGCGGGAGGATGATCAAAGAAGGCGCGGCTGCCCAGCGTCAGGGCGCGGACTTGCGGAGTGCCATAGGCCGCGATGTACAGCGCGGCCGAACGGCCGGTTGAGTGATAACCCAGCATCGACTCACGTTCCAGCACGATCACGCGGGCGTGCTGCGACAGCCAGTAACCGGCGGATGCACCGGCGATGCCCCCACCGATGATGATGTAGTCGACCTGGTTCATCCCTGCCTCCTTGAACATCTCCCTTGTTTCGACCCATCTCTGACGCGGTATTGCTTAGCAGCTGTCGAGCCTCGCCAAGGCTCGACAGCTGCTACGGGCTGATTATGGGCGTTTGCGCTCAACCGCACGCAACAGGTGCGTTGGCGGTGTTTCGCAACTGATCTTGCGACCCAGCAGCGTTTCGATCGAGGGCAACTGATACGAATCGTCCTCACCGGCAAAGCTGATGGACACGCCCGCCGCCCCGGCACGACTCGTACGGCCGAT is from Pseudomonas mucidolens and encodes:
- a CDS encoding NAD(P)/FAD-dependent oxidoreductase, translating into MNQVDYIIIGGGIAGASAGYWLSQHARVIVLERESMLGYHSTGRSAALYIAAYGTPQVRALTLGSRAFFDHPPAEFAEHPLLTPRAELLVDFIGDPDELQRQYLSAKALVAQTRLLDVEQAMAMMPILRREKVHGALYDPTVCDIDTDALYQGYLRGIRRNGGVIYTDHDVQKLSRDPQGQWQVRTSQQRFCAPVIINAAGAWADHIAELAGAQKIGLQPKRRSAFVFAPPDGLDIHAWPELAALDGSFYMKPDAGMFLGSPANADPVAPHDVQPEELDIAMGIFQIEEATTLTIRRPTRTWAGLRSFVHDGDLVCGFDPQVEGLFWIAAQGGYGIQTSPAMGQASAALVRGEPLPNTLAGFGLTEALLSPKRLLQPHI
- the moaE gene encoding molybdopterin synthase catalytic subunit MoaE, translated to MAIRVQAQPFDPGAEVNAMHAANVGVGAVVSFVGYVRDFNEGREVAGMFLEHYPGMTEKALGKIAVEAGQRWPLLKLEVLHRIGALEPGEPIVFVAAASAHRQAAFDACAFVMDYLKTRAPFWKKEQTAEGPRWVDGRDSDHAAADRWK
- the moaD gene encoding molybdopterin converting factor subunit 1, whose product is MSIQVLFFARYREALDLDSLEVEGEFATIDALRQDLLKDPAFAVLNESGLMCARNEELCALDEPLVDGDEVAFFPPVTGG
- the moaC gene encoding cyclic pyranopterin monophosphate synthase MoaC, whose amino-acid sequence is MLTHLDSQGRAHMVDVTEKSVTFREAVAEARVRMLPETLQMIVDGAHPKGDVFAVARIAGIQAAKKTSDLIPLCHPLMLTGVKVELSAEGHDAVHIVARCKLSGQTGVEMEALTAASVAALTIYDMCKAVDRGMTIECIRLLEKLGGKSGHFKADAQ